A part of Cystobacter fuscus DSM 2262 genomic DNA contains:
- a CDS encoding NADPH-dependent F420 reductase gives MNRIGIFGTGRVATALATRLASSGRDVMIGTRNVADASARWAGPAVTFANHSQTAREASLLINATPGDTSLERLGALREELDGKILVDVSNATRRGAEGLPAGLLYPDSSLAEHLQQALPGTRVVKTLNTMIFTVMVAPRGLSVPPTAFLSGNDGEAKATVRELLHDLGWPSDWIEDLGDIFTARGTEALMLLVPHLIRRRGFAPFALTVAR, from the coding sequence TTGAATCGCATTGGCATCTTTGGAACAGGCCGTGTCGCCACGGCCCTTGCAACCCGGCTCGCCTCCAGCGGGCGCGACGTGATGATCGGGACACGGAACGTCGCCGACGCCTCGGCGAGGTGGGCCGGTCCGGCGGTCACGTTCGCGAATCACTCCCAGACCGCGCGCGAGGCCTCCCTCCTCATCAATGCAACTCCCGGTGACACCAGCCTGGAGCGGCTCGGTGCGCTCCGTGAGGAGTTGGACGGGAAGATCCTGGTGGATGTCTCGAATGCGACCCGTCGCGGCGCGGAAGGGCTGCCGGCGGGCCTGCTCTATCCCGACAGCAGCCTGGCCGAGCACCTGCAACAGGCTCTGCCCGGCACTCGGGTCGTCAAGACGCTCAACACCATGATCTTCACCGTCATGGTCGCCCCGCGCGGCCTCTCCGTTCCTCCGACAGCGTTCCTGTCGGGCAACGACGGCGAGGCGAAGGCGACCGTCCGCGAGCTGCTTCACGACCTGGGGTGGCCCTCCGACTGGATCGAGGACCTGGGTGACATCTTCACCGCCCGGGGGACGGAGGCCCTCATGCTGCTCGTGCCACACCTCATCCGTCGCCGTGGTTTCGCTCCCTTCGCGCTCACGGTCGCGAGGTGA
- a CDS encoding inositol monophosphatase family protein, translating to MLTGAGDEALLPAVVTAVQSAGRHIKGRFSSASRLGNRDEILAALHANDEESLGVLRGMLMQARPGAGWVEDELEVGELPPGEWWITDPVEGNINHIHGMADWCVTATLVRDNTPVLTVVHLPMTDNTYTAIRGGGAYLDGVRLHVSAKTKLDAALVGTGQAMPGEDRETYRRIGQSVTAMLENALVLRVSVPATLQLIQVAAGRMDAFWQYSQVRSGLLAGALLVEEAGGRISDTQGRPWSLTSGDFLAAASPLHGAAVDVLSSIS from the coding sequence ATGCTGACTGGCGCTGGTGATGAAGCGTTGCTGCCCGCTGTCGTGACGGCCGTCCAATCCGCGGGACGTCACATCAAGGGTCGTTTTTCCTCCGCCTCACGTCTTGGAAACAGGGATGAAATCCTCGCCGCGCTCCACGCGAATGACGAGGAGTCGCTGGGCGTGCTGCGTGGGATGCTGATGCAAGCGCGTCCTGGGGCGGGATGGGTCGAGGACGAACTGGAAGTAGGGGAGCTGCCGCCCGGGGAGTGGTGGATCACCGATCCCGTGGAGGGGAACATCAATCACATCCACGGAATGGCCGATTGGTGTGTCACGGCGACGCTGGTGCGTGACAACACGCCGGTGCTGACCGTGGTGCACCTGCCGATGACCGACAATACCTACACCGCGATCCGGGGCGGCGGCGCCTACCTGGATGGGGTGCGATTGCACGTGTCGGCCAAGACGAAGCTGGACGCGGCGCTGGTCGGGACCGGTCAGGCGATGCCGGGTGAGGACCGTGAAACCTACCGCCGCATCGGCCAGTCCGTCACCGCGATGCTCGAAAACGCCCTGGTCCTCCGCGTGTCGGTGCCGGCGACCCTTCAGCTCATTCAGGTCGCGGCTGGGCGGATGGACGCCTTCTGGCAATACAGCCAGGTCCGCTCCGGACTGCTGGCGGGCGCCCTGCTGGTCGAGGAAGCCGGAGGGAGGATCTCCGATACCCAGGGTCGTCCGTGGAGCTTGACGAGTGGCGACTTCCTGGCCGCCGCTTCGCCCCTCCACGGCGCCGCGGTCGACGTGCTGTCCTCGATCTCCTGA